The following proteins are encoded in a genomic region of Mycobacterium kiyosense:
- a CDS encoding membrane protein, with amino-acid sequence MAWLIAAFVLLFVVLVAFAAWGYQRANRLNRLHVRYDLSWQVLDGALARRAVVARAIAIDAYGNAPEGRRLAALADAAERAPRSARETAENELSAALAMVDPASVPAGLLAELADAEARVLLARRFHNDAVRDTLVLAERRMVRLFHLGGRAPLPTYFEIAERPHAQAHAHHELNHRTSARVVLLDESGAVLLLCGSDPAIANAPRWWFTVGGEVRPGERLAETAARELAEETGLHVSPAELYGPIWRRDEVFEFNGSMIDSEEFYLVHRTRRFEPTLDGRTELERSYIHGARWCTAQDIAALNAAGERVYPRQLGELLAAANDVADSSTGSDTVVLQSIR; translated from the coding sequence ATGGCGTGGCTGATCGCCGCGTTTGTCCTGCTGTTCGTGGTGCTGGTCGCCTTCGCGGCCTGGGGGTATCAGCGGGCGAACCGATTGAACCGGCTGCATGTGCGCTACGACCTGTCCTGGCAGGTACTGGACGGGGCGTTGGCCCGGCGCGCGGTGGTGGCCCGCGCGATCGCGATCGACGCGTACGGCAACGCGCCCGAGGGCAGACGGTTGGCGGCGCTGGCCGACGCCGCCGAGCGGGCGCCCCGCAGTGCACGCGAGACCGCGGAGAACGAACTCTCCGCGGCGCTGGCGATGGTGGATCCGGCGTCGGTGCCGGCCGGGCTGCTGGCCGAGCTGGCCGACGCCGAGGCCCGGGTACTGCTGGCCCGCAGGTTCCACAACGACGCGGTGCGAGACACCCTGGTGCTGGCCGAGCGGCGGATGGTGCGGTTGTTCCATCTGGGTGGAAGGGCGCCGCTGCCAACGTATTTCGAGATCGCCGAACGGCCGCACGCACAGGCGCACGCCCATCACGAGCTCAACCACCGCACCTCGGCGCGGGTGGTGCTGCTCGACGAATCCGGTGCCGTGCTGTTGCTGTGCGGCTCGGATCCCGCGATCGCCAATGCTCCCCGGTGGTGGTTCACCGTCGGCGGTGAAGTGCGGCCGGGGGAGCGGCTGGCCGAGACGGCCGCTCGGGAGCTGGCCGAGGAAACCGGGCTGCACGTGTCGCCGGCGGAGCTGTACGGGCCGATCTGGCGGCGCGACGAGGTATTCGAGTTCAACGGCTCGATGATCGACAGCGAAGAGTTCTACCTGGTGCATCGCACCCGGCGGTTCGAGCCCACGTTGGACGGACGCACCGAGCTGGAGCGCAGCTATATCCACGGTGCCCGGTGGTGTACGGCCCAGGACATTGCCGCACTGAACGCGGCTGGCGAGCGGGTTTACCCCCGCCAACTCGGCGAATTGCTGGCCGCCGCCAATGACGTGGCGGACAGCTCGACCGGCAGCGATACCGTTGTGCTGCAGTCGATTCGATAG
- the pimA gene encoding phosphatidyl-myo-inositol mannosyltransferase, whose amino-acid sequence MRIGMVCPYSFDVPGGVQSHVLQLAEVMRSRGHDVSVLAPSSSESELPDYVVSAGRAVPIPYNGSVARLRFGPATYRKVKKWLSDGDFDVLHLHEPSAPSLSLLALNIAEGPIVATFHTSATKSVALSVLGGMLRPRFEKIVGRIAVSDLARRWQMESLGSDAVEIPNGVDVDFYASAPMMDGYPRPGKTVLFLGRFDEPRKGMSTLLEAMPTVIERFPDVQLLIVGRGDDDELRSQASEFVEHIRILGQVDDDGKASAMCSADVYCAPNTGGESFGIVLVEAMAAGTAVVASDLDAFRRVLEDGEVGRLVPVDDATALAEALITVLDDDALRKRYVVAAREAVRRYDWSVVASQIMRVYETVAGAGVKVQVAS is encoded by the coding sequence ATGCGGATCGGGATGGTCTGCCCCTACTCGTTCGACGTGCCGGGCGGGGTCCAGTCGCATGTGCTGCAACTGGCCGAGGTGATGCGCTCCCGCGGGCACGACGTCAGCGTGCTGGCGCCGTCGTCGTCGGAAAGCGAGCTGCCCGACTACGTCGTCTCGGCCGGCCGGGCCGTCCCCATTCCCTACAACGGATCGGTGGCGCGGCTGCGGTTCGGCCCGGCCACCTACCGCAAGGTCAAGAAGTGGCTCTCCGACGGCGATTTCGACGTGCTGCACCTGCACGAGCCGAGCGCCCCCAGCTTGTCGCTGCTGGCGTTGAACATCGCCGAAGGCCCGATCGTGGCGACCTTCCACACCTCAGCCACCAAATCGGTGGCGCTGTCGGTGCTGGGCGGGATGTTGCGGCCCCGGTTTGAGAAGATCGTCGGCCGCATCGCGGTGTCCGATCTGGCGCGGCGCTGGCAGATGGAATCGCTGGGATCCGACGCGGTCGAGATCCCCAACGGCGTCGACGTCGACTTCTACGCCTCGGCGCCGATGATGGACGGCTATCCGCGGCCCGGTAAGACGGTGCTGTTCCTGGGGCGTTTCGACGAGCCACGCAAGGGCATGTCGACACTGCTGGAGGCGATGCCGACGGTGATCGAACGATTCCCCGACGTGCAGTTGTTGATCGTCGGCCGCGGCGATGATGACGAACTACGTTCGCAGGCAAGCGAGTTCGTCGAACACATCCGGATCTTGGGACAGGTGGACGACGACGGCAAGGCCTCGGCGATGTGCAGCGCCGACGTCTACTGTGCGCCCAACACCGGGGGTGAGAGCTTCGGGATCGTGCTGGTGGAGGCGATGGCCGCGGGCACCGCGGTGGTGGCCAGCGACCTGGACGCGTTCCGGCGGGTGCTGGAGGACGGCGAGGTCGGGCGGCTGGTGCCGGTCGACGACGCGACCGCGCTGGCCGAAGCGCTGATCACGGTGCTGGACGACGACGCACTGCGGAAGCGCTACGTGGTCGCCGCGCGGGAGGCGGTCCGGCGCTACGACTGGTCGGTGGTGGCCAGCCAGATCATGCGGGTCTACGAAACGGTGGCCGGGGCCGGCGTCAAGGTGCAGGTGGCCAGCTGA
- a CDS encoding phosphatidylinositol mannoside acyltransferase: MPGRRPREVLTGTATDWAYASGWMAVRALPEFAARNAFDAGARYAARRGGPLQLRKNLARVLGVKPAAVPDSLMRESLASYARYWREAFRLPTMDLRALTERLDSCTGGQDNLNGALAQGRGVVLALPHSGNWDMNGVWLAQTYGTFATVAERLKPESLYRRFIDYREGLGFEVIPHSGGERPAFEVLAERLRDNQIVALMAERDLTRTGVEVDFFGEPTRMPAGPAKLAIATGAALLPSHCWFEGDSWACNMQTPLDTSSGDVRAITQALADEFARNIAAHPADWHMLQPQWLADLSDDRRAWLKDG, from the coding sequence GTGCCCGGCCGGCGGCCCCGCGAAGTTCTCACCGGCACCGCCACCGACTGGGCCTACGCCAGCGGCTGGATGGCGGTGCGCGCGCTACCGGAATTCGCCGCGCGCAACGCCTTCGACGCCGGCGCCCGCTACGCGGCACGCCGCGGCGGACCGTTGCAGCTGCGCAAGAACCTGGCGCGGGTCCTGGGTGTCAAACCCGCCGCGGTACCGGATTCGTTGATGCGCGAATCTCTGGCTTCATACGCCCGGTATTGGCGGGAGGCCTTCCGGCTGCCGACGATGGATCTGCGCGCGTTGACCGAGCGGCTGGACAGCTGCACCGGAGGACAGGACAACCTCAACGGTGCGCTGGCCCAGGGGCGCGGCGTGGTGCTGGCGCTGCCGCACAGCGGCAACTGGGACATGAACGGGGTGTGGCTGGCGCAAACCTACGGCACCTTCGCCACGGTCGCCGAGCGCCTCAAACCGGAGTCGCTGTACCGGCGCTTCATCGACTACCGCGAAGGCCTGGGCTTCGAGGTGATACCCCACTCCGGTGGCGAGCGGCCCGCTTTCGAAGTGCTGGCCGAGCGGCTGCGGGACAACCAGATCGTGGCGCTGATGGCCGAGCGCGACCTCACCCGCACCGGCGTCGAGGTCGACTTCTTCGGCGAACCCACCCGGATGCCGGCCGGGCCGGCCAAGCTCGCGATCGCGACTGGGGCCGCGCTGCTACCGTCGCACTGCTGGTTCGAGGGTGACAGCTGGGCCTGCAACATGCAGACGCCGCTGGATACCAGCAGCGGCGACGTCAGAGCCATCACCCAGGCCCTGGCCGACGAGTTCGCGCGCAATATCGCCGCCCATCCCGCAGACTGGCACATGCTGCAACCGCAGTGGTTGGCCGATCTGTCCGACGACCGTCGGGCGTGGTTGAAGGACGGCTGA
- the pgsA1_2 gene encoding CDP-diacylglycerol--inositol 3-phosphatidyltransferase, with the protein MSKLPFLSRAFFARLTDPVARTALRVGLTPDVVTVIGTIGSAAGALILFPMGKLFAGGCVVWFFTLFDMADGAMARERGFGTRFGAVLDATCDRLGDGAVFCGLLWWIAFHKHDEPLAVATLICLVTSQVISYIKARAEASGLRGDGGFIERPERLIIVLVGAGVSDFPFVPWPPALPVAMWLLAVLSLVTCAQRLHAVRTSPGAVDHLALPGKSEP; encoded by the coding sequence ATGAGCAAGTTGCCGTTCCTGTCCCGCGCGTTCTTCGCCCGACTCACCGACCCGGTCGCGCGGACGGCCCTGCGGGTCGGCCTGACACCGGACGTCGTCACCGTCATCGGCACCATCGGCTCGGCGGCTGGGGCGCTGATCCTGTTCCCGATGGGCAAGTTGTTCGCCGGCGGCTGCGTGGTGTGGTTCTTCACCCTGTTCGACATGGCCGACGGGGCGATGGCCCGCGAGCGCGGCTTCGGCACCCGGTTCGGTGCGGTCCTGGACGCCACGTGCGACCGTCTCGGTGACGGCGCGGTGTTCTGCGGGCTGCTGTGGTGGATCGCGTTCCACAAGCACGACGAACCGTTGGCCGTGGCGACACTGATCTGCCTGGTCACCTCGCAGGTGATCTCCTACATCAAGGCCCGCGCCGAAGCCAGTGGACTGCGTGGCGACGGCGGGTTCATCGAACGCCCCGAACGGCTGATCATCGTGCTGGTCGGGGCCGGGGTGTCCGACTTTCCGTTCGTGCCGTGGCCGCCGGCGCTGCCGGTGGCGATGTGGCTGCTGGCGGTGCTGAGCCTGGTCACCTGCGCGCAGCGGTTGCACGCGGTGCGAACCTCACCCGGCGCCGTCGACCATCTGGCCCTGCCCGGAAAGAGCGAGCCGTGA
- a CDS encoding phosphorylase, with protein sequence MTVADDDTILDRGVGERDHLQRLWTPYRMNYLAEGPLKRDDANPSQPFTDIPQMSDEDGLVVARGELVYAVLNLYPYNPGHLMVVPYRRVAELEDLTEAESAEVMAFTQKAIRVIKNVSRPHGFNVGINLGTSAGGSLAEHLHVHVVPRWGGDANFITIIGGSKVIPQLLRETRRLLSEEWARQS encoded by the coding sequence GTGACTGTGGCTGACGACGACACGATCCTCGACCGCGGCGTCGGCGAGCGCGACCATCTACAGCGGTTGTGGACCCCCTACCGGATGAACTACCTCGCCGAGGGTCCGCTCAAGCGCGACGATGCCAACCCGTCGCAGCCGTTCACCGACATCCCGCAGATGTCCGACGAAGACGGTCTGGTGGTGGCGCGCGGCGAACTCGTCTACGCCGTGCTCAACCTCTATCCGTACAACCCGGGTCACCTGATGGTGGTGCCCTACCGGCGGGTCGCCGAGCTCGAAGACCTCACCGAAGCCGAGAGCGCCGAAGTGATGGCGTTCACCCAGAAGGCGATTCGGGTCATCAAGAACGTCTCGCGTCCACACGGTTTCAACGTCGGCATCAATCTGGGCACCTCGGCGGGCGGGTCGCTGGCCGAGCACCTGCACGTGCATGTGGTGCCGCGCTGGGGCGGGGACGCGAACTTCATCACCATCATCGGCGGCTCCAAGGTGATACCGCAGTTGCTGCGCGAAACCCGCCGTCTGCTGTCCGAGGAGTGGGCCCGACAGTCATGA